The DNA sequence CCAGCCAGATAGCGGGCAACCTCACCTCTTACCCATTCATCGCCATTGAAATACTGCCCCATCTCCAGATAAAAGGGAGCATTCCAGATATGGTGTAGCCCAAGTGGGATCAGCAAGCGCTCCACCATGCCATATACGGCAAAGGCCGAGGCGGGCTCCTGATAGACGGCCCAGTTTGAGATCTGCTCGATCCAGTTAGATAGCAAGGGCCACAGGAGCAGAAACAGGTAGGCCAGCAAGATGGCCATCGGCAGCATTAACAGTGGCGCCGAGCGGCGTCCCTCGAAAAAGGAGAATACCGCCGGCAGGCGTATGCGCTCGCTGTGCTTGACCACAAGACAGGTAAAGGCGCCTACCATCATGCCACCGGCAATGCCCGTGTCTATGGTGGCCTGCCCCAAGATCATCTCGGTCGGCAAATGATAGATCTTCGCCAGCGCCGACAGGCTAGAGAAGAAAACCCCATAGCCGAAGACCGCACTGAAGGCGGCTATCCCCTGATCTCGACAGAAGCCTATGGCAATAGTGACCGCAAACAGCATGGGCATCATGGAGAACACCAGGTTGCCAACGGTCCACATGAGTGTGGCGAGATCCGCCGAAATAAAAGGAATGGGATTGGTCGCAAGACCAATCATCACCCCCGCAGCGGGCAAGATGGCGATAGGCAGCAGCAGGGCCTGGCTCAGCCGCTGGGCAAACTTAAACCATTGACGACTGATCCGGCTCAGTCGGCCGCG is a window from the Shewanella loihica PV-4 genome containing:
- a CDS encoding PTS transporter subunit EIIC; protein product: MVNPMDPTHQRPRGRLSRISRQWFKFAQRLSQALLLPIAILPAAGVMIGLATNPIPFISADLATLMWTVGNLVFSMMPMLFAVTIAIGFCRDQGIAAFSAVFGYGVFFSSLSALAKIYHLPTEMILGQATIDTGIAGGMMVGAFTCLVVKHSERIRLPAVFSFFEGRRSAPLLMLPMAILLAYLFLLLWPLLSNWIEQISNWAVYQEPASAFAVYGMVERLLIPLGLHHIWNAPFYLEMGQYFNGDEWVRGEVARYLAGDPQAGNLAGGYLIKMWGLPAAALAIWRCADKHERNRVAGIMLSAATACWLTGVTEPIEFAFMFVAPLLFILHALMTGIAYAVTISLDIHHSVVFSHGLVDFSLLLGQSRNVEWFLILGPLTAVIYYLVFRGAILAFNLKTPGRMEAGSGQRAGLISMITALGGQDNINELTACLTRLRISVKHAELVDKAQLNKLGAKGVVLVGNGVQLVYGTKAESIRRLLQRYLDRHKS